The following proteins are co-located in the Corynebacterium aquilae DSM 44791 genome:
- a CDS encoding TetR/AcrR family transcriptional regulator has translation MPKVSEEHRNARRETITQAALSCFQQYGYDGTSMSQIIKASGLSAGAIYSYFPSKADIFQAVTESIIASRQQGLAPLTSGDIKTPADIMRSLLEALDTGAAAPSLVQLWSQAVVDDNIRPIVDRFIDDLADIVSEALERWAQHTNQTTPTSPTWATDSAALFTGAAQGFILRKAIQENFDTVSYINTASTWAEKANALPQH, from the coding sequence ATGCCCAAAGTCAGTGAAGAACACCGCAACGCACGCCGCGAAACCATCACCCAAGCCGCACTGTCCTGCTTCCAGCAATACGGCTACGACGGAACCTCCATGTCGCAGATCATCAAAGCCTCCGGCCTGTCCGCCGGCGCGATCTACTCTTACTTCCCCTCCAAAGCAGACATCTTCCAAGCCGTCACAGAATCCATCATCGCCTCCCGCCAACAAGGCCTCGCCCCCCTAACAAGCGGCGACATCAAAACCCCAGCAGACATCATGCGCTCACTTCTCGAAGCACTCGACACTGGAGCCGCAGCCCCCTCCCTCGTACAGCTATGGAGCCAAGCCGTCGTCGACGACAACATCCGCCCCATCGTCGACCGCTTCATCGACGACCTCGCCGACATCGTCTCCGAAGCCCTCGAACGCTGGGCCCAGCACACCAACCAGACCACACCAACATCCCCCACATGGGCCACCGACAGCGCCGCACTATTCACCGGCGCCGCCCAAGGCTTCATCCTGCGCAAAGCCATCCAAGAAAACTTCGATACTGTCAGCTACATCAACACCGCCAGCACATGGGCCGAAAAAGCCAACGCCCTACCCCAGCACTAA